The genomic segment GCAGCTTGCTACGAGCTACCACCACCGCCTGCTGTGAACTACTGAGATCTTCTTGATTGGCCTCCACCTGCTGGTTTTTTGCAATCAGATCATCCACGGTGGGCGTACCCTGGGCTGGAGCATAGCCAGGCAGCTGTTTCAGCGCGATAATCACCGCACGATCTTCCTCAAGCTGTTCAGCGCTGATCTGTTTGCGTGATGTTTTTGCCATTTCACTCTCCTTGTTGTTGAATAAAATGTGTTATCATCAACATCCATCCACAAACATCTTAACCTACATGCGTGCAAAGAGTGTATACAGATGTATTGCATTTTGGCAAATAATATGACTCATAGTGCTAGGCTTTATACCTAAAATACTACGGCTAACAAATATCATGTGACAAGAAATATCCTTAGCAGAAAATACCTATGTACCGCTCTGAAGAGCCGTTGTATCAAGATAGTTTCTTGCTGACCCATGATATTTTTCCAATGATGCAATATTCGTATCATCTAGTGCGCTCCTCGATCCGCACCGCGCATTCCTCGATCCGCGCCGCGCATTCCTCGATCCGCACCACGCATTCTTCGATCCGCACCACGCACTCCTCGATCCGCGCCGCGCATTCCTCGATCCGCACCACGCATTCTTCGATCCGCACCGTGCACTCCTCGATTCGCGCCGTGCACTCCTCGATCCGCACCGTGCACTCCTCGATCCGCACTGCGCACTCCTCGATCCGCACTGTGCACTCCTCGATCCGCACCAGTGTTTTGTTTAAAAAGAAAATGTCCGCTCAAACAATACTGTCACAAAGAAAAAGAAAGTAAGCTTTTTTCTCCTCTATCCTATTTGCCAACAAAACCATACTTCCCTTCTCCCCTAAAAAATAAACATCACCCATTTATAGGTTGACACGCTCGCCAAAAACACCCTATGCTTAAAGTGACCGCTAGCTATGCACTTGTTCACGCGCTCGGCTTTTGAGCGCACCAGGAGAAATAGTATGAGCATCCAGGTTCTTATCCTCTGCACCGGCAACTCGGCGCGCTCGCAGATGGCCGAGGCATTGCTGCGCGAGATTGCAGGCGACCGCATGGATGTGTTTAGCGCGGGCAGCAAGCCCTCGGTGGTCAACCCCACGGCGATCATCGCGATGGCCGAGCGCGGCATCGACATCGGCGGCTACCGCTCGAAGCATCTGAGCGAGTTCTTGCAGCAGCCATTTGATTATGTCATCACCGTGTGCGACAACGCCGCCGAAGCCTGCCCGCTCTTCCCCGGCCCGGCGCGGCGCATCCACTGGAGCTTCCCCGACCCGGCGGCGGTGGAGGGCAGCGCCGAGGAAACATTGGCCGCCTTCCGCATCGTGCGCGATGCCATCGAGCAGCAGCTGCGCAGCTGGGCCGCCACCCTCTAGCTCGACAGCGGCGGCGCGGCGCACCCCCAGCCGCGCTGCCCACTCCTCCCTTGCCAACCCACACCGCAAAAGATAGCGCCCGGCCAACCGCCTATCGAGCCTAGCCCGATAGGCACTCAGCCAACGCGTGCGCTACAAAAGAAAGTTGAGAACAGCACCCAGCGGCGGCGCTTCAGCTGATCGCTTGCATAGAACAGAAATCACGACAGGTTCTGTCGTATTCCTCTGCTAGGATACGCTTATCCCAGAAGGACAAGAAGGCTGAGGGAGCGCACAATGGCGAATACGGCGACTCGGTTGATAACCCTGATCATGCTACTTCAGCGCCAGCCAAATCAAACCGCCGCACAGCTTGCCCAGGAACTTGCGGTGTCGGTGCGGACCGTGCAGCGCTACATCGCGATGCTGGAGGAGATCGGCATCCCCGTGTACGCCGAGCGCGGCCCCCATGGCGGCTACGCGCTCGTGCGTGGCTACAAGATGCCGCCGCTGATCTTCACGCCCGAGGAGGCGGTGGCGGTGTCGCTCGGAACCAGCCTGCTGGAGGAGATCTGGGGACGCCTGTACCAGGAGGGGGCGCGCGGTGCGCTGGCCAAGATCGAGAACGTGCTGCCCGACGACCAGCGCCACGAGGTCGCATGGGCGCGCCAGAACGTGCTCTCGATCGGCACCAACTGGCTCGACCCTAATCTCGCCGTGTCCTACCTGGGGCAGCTGCGCGATGCCATTCGTGAGCGGCAGCGTATCTGCATACACTACCGGACGCGCAGCCAGCCCGAAGCCGAGCAGCGCGATGTCGACCCCTACAAGCTGGTGTCGCGATGGGGCTGGCAGTACTGCATCGGCTACTGCCACGCGCGCCAGGAACCCCGTACCTTCCGGCTCGATCGCATTGTGGCGCTCAAACGCTTGGATCAGACCTTCCCTGAACCGACCCACTTTGACCTTGCGGCCTACTTGGCCAGCAATCCCTTCTTCCAGGCCACCGTCCGGGTGCGGCTACGCTTCGGGGCAGCGGCGGCAGCGGTAGTGCTCGACAACCGCGTGTACTGGGAAAGCATAGAGGAGCAGCCAGATGGTGCGCTGGTGGTCAGTTTCACCGCGCCCGATCTGGAAGCGGCAGCCGGGCAAGTGCTGCGGGTTGGACTTGGCAGCACCATTATCGAGCCCGAAGGATTGCGCGCGCTGGTCCACGCCCAGGCTAGCGCGCTTGCCAACCATTTTGGTACAGAGCAGGATCTCGAAGGCGAACAATAGCAGCGCAGCACAAGGAGAGATGATATGACCGTTCAACCGTTTATGATCAGCATTTCCGAGGCCGACCTGACCGATCTCCACGAGCGGCTGGCCCGCACCCGCTGGATTGAAGCTGCCGAGGAGGATGGCTGGACATACGGCATCGACCGCGCATACCTGCAGGAGCTAGCCCGCCACTGGCAGCAGGGCTACGACTGGCGACAGCACGAGGCCGGGCTTAACCGCCTGCCTCAGTTTCGAGCCGAGGTAGGGGGTGTGGGCATCCACTTCATCCATCAGCGCGGCAGCGGCCCCAACCCCACGCCACTGCTGCTGCTCCATGGCTTCCCCGACTCGTTCTACCGCTACCACAAGGTCATCGATCGGCTGGCCAACCCTGCAAACTATGGCGGCGACCCAAGCGCATCATTTGATGTGATCGTGCCATCCATCCCTGGCACCGGCTTCTCCGACCGCGTCACGATGGATGCCGAGGCGAACGCCGATCTGTTTGCCCAACTTATGACCGAGGTGCTGGGGTACGAGCGCTTTATCTCGGCGGGCGGCGACCATGGGGCGATTATCACCCAGGCGCTCGCGCGCAGACACCCCCAACTGCTGATCGGCATCCACCTGACCGATGTGGGCTACCCCGATCAGTCGACAGATTTCTCAACGCTCTCGCCCGCCGAGATCGAGATGGCCCAGTGGGTGCAGAAGTGGTTTATGGAAGAGGGGATCGGCGTAAACATGATCATGGCCACCAAGCCGCAGACCTTGGCCTTCGGGCTGAACGACTCGCCGATCGGTCTGGCCGCCTGGCTGGTCAGCTACGCCAGCGGAGGGGTGAAGGGCAAGGCCGAGTTTAAGACCCGCTTTCCCGCCGATGAGGTGCTGACCAATGTGATGATCTACTGGGTGACGCAGACCTTTCACACCGCAGCCCGGGCCTATTATGCCAACGCTCATATCGCTCACGGGGGATCGATCAAGGCGAGCGCCGCCGTGCCAGCTGCCGTGGCCCACTGCCCCTACGATCCGCCGCTGCCACGCGAGTGGGCCGCGCGCCAGGTCAATCTGGTGCACTTCACCGACTTTCCGCGCGGGGGGCATTTCATGGCATGGGAAGAGCCAGAGCTGTACGCCGCCGATCTTCACAACTTTGTGCGAACACTGCGCGCCTAAGCTGCTTTAACGCCCAGCCATAGCGGGGAGCAGCGATCGGTGCGTGCCGCGCACCAGCTCGGCTTTCTCTTGCCCAAACAGCATCCAGCAGGCCGCCGAGCGCAACCCACCGAGAGTCAGCCGGGTTGCACTCGGTGCGAACTTGAGCAGAGTTGCAGCTTGCGCCGATTGGGCCTCGCCTCGCAGTTTATGCGGTTTTTTGTGCGGTTTTATGGTTAAAAAAGTGTAGATCTTTTGCCCACTCCATGCTGTAATACCTCTGCACCCCACGCGCCAATGAAGGACCGACCGTGCCACCCCCGAACGGAGAAGAGCGGGGCTGGCATGACCAGCGCTGGGATGCGCATGAGCGAAGCAGAGAAGGAGTAACCCCCATGCCATTCATCACCGTAAAAGACGGAACCGAGATCTATTACAAAGACTGGGGCACCGGGCAGCCGGTGGTCTTCAGCCACGGCTGGCCGCTGACCGCCGACGCCTGGGAGTCGCAGATGATGTTCTTGGGCAGCCAGGGCTACCGTGTGATCGCCCACGACCGCCGTGGCCATGGCCGGTCGAGCCAGCCCTGGGATGGCAACGAGATGAACACCTACGCCGACGACCTGGCCGCGCTGATCGAGCACCTCGATCTGAAGGATGCCGTGCTGGTGGGGCACTCCACCGGCGGCGGCGAGGTGGCGCGCTACATCGGCAGGCACGGCACCGCGCGGGTGGCCAAGGCCGTGCTGGTGGGCGCGGTGCCGCCGATCATGCTGAAGACCGAGGCCTACCCCGGCGGGCTGCCCATGGAGGTGTTCGACGGCATCCGCGCGGGCGTCTCCGGCGACCGCTCGCAGTTCTTTAAAGACCTGACCACGGCCTTCTTCGGCGCGAACCGCCCGGGGTCGCAGGTGTCGCAGGGCATGCGCGACTCGTTCTGGCACCAGGGCATGCAGGGCGGGCTGAAGAGCCTGTACGACTGCATCACAGCCTTCTCGGAGACCGACTTCACCGAGGATCTGAAGCGGTTCGACATCCCCACCCTGTTCATCCACGGCGACGACGACCAGATCGTGCCGATCGACGCAGCCGCGCGCACCGCCGCCAAGCTGGTGAAGGGCGCGACTCTGAAGGAGTACCCCGGCGGCGGCCACGGGCTGGCCGACACCCACAAAGAGCAGCTCAACCAGGATCTGCTGGCATTCATCCAGTCCAGCAGCGAGCGCGCCGTCTAGCGATATGGGGAAGGAGTGCGCCCAT from the Chloroflexia bacterium SDU3-3 genome contains:
- a CDS encoding arsenate reductase ArsC, translated to MSIQVLILCTGNSARSQMAEALLREIAGDRMDVFSAGSKPSVVNPTAIIAMAERGIDIGGYRSKHLSEFLQQPFDYVITVCDNAAEACPLFPGPARRIHWSFPDPAAVEGSAEETLAAFRIVRDAIEQQLRSWAATL
- a CDS encoding YafY family transcriptional regulator, producing MANTATRLITLIMLLQRQPNQTAAQLAQELAVSVRTVQRYIAMLEEIGIPVYAERGPHGGYALVRGYKMPPLIFTPEEAVAVSLGTSLLEEIWGRLYQEGARGALAKIENVLPDDQRHEVAWARQNVLSIGTNWLDPNLAVSYLGQLRDAIRERQRICIHYRTRSQPEAEQRDVDPYKLVSRWGWQYCIGYCHARQEPRTFRLDRIVALKRLDQTFPEPTHFDLAAYLASNPFFQATVRVRLRFGAAAAAVVLDNRVYWESIEEQPDGALVVSFTAPDLEAAAGQVLRVGLGSTIIEPEGLRALVHAQASALANHFGTEQDLEGEQ
- a CDS encoding epoxide hydrolase, whose translation is MTVQPFMISISEADLTDLHERLARTRWIEAAEEDGWTYGIDRAYLQELARHWQQGYDWRQHEAGLNRLPQFRAEVGGVGIHFIHQRGSGPNPTPLLLLHGFPDSFYRYHKVIDRLANPANYGGDPSASFDVIVPSIPGTGFSDRVTMDAEANADLFAQLMTEVLGYERFISAGGDHGAIITQALARRHPQLLIGIHLTDVGYPDQSTDFSTLSPAEIEMAQWVQKWFMEEGIGVNMIMATKPQTLAFGLNDSPIGLAAWLVSYASGGVKGKAEFKTRFPADEVLTNVMIYWVTQTFHTAARAYYANAHIAHGGSIKASAAVPAAVAHCPYDPPLPREWAARQVNLVHFTDFPRGGHFMAWEEPELYAADLHNFVRTLRA
- a CDS encoding alpha/beta hydrolase, whose translation is MPFITVKDGTEIYYKDWGTGQPVVFSHGWPLTADAWESQMMFLGSQGYRVIAHDRRGHGRSSQPWDGNEMNTYADDLAALIEHLDLKDAVLVGHSTGGGEVARYIGRHGTARVAKAVLVGAVPPIMLKTEAYPGGLPMEVFDGIRAGVSGDRSQFFKDLTTAFFGANRPGSQVSQGMRDSFWHQGMQGGLKSLYDCITAFSETDFTEDLKRFDIPTLFIHGDDDQIVPIDAAARTAAKLVKGATLKEYPGGGHGLADTHKEQLNQDLLAFIQSSSERAV